A genomic window from Shewanella vesiculosa includes:
- a CDS encoding ABC transporter substrate-binding protein, with the protein MKSNIVLSICLFNLLLGFCRPLSATLLSPIENVPLSDKFNALSKNEQSPLMIDNISFSTSDSIAPYFFADEEIGVQYDLLKAALDSKNIAIKEIVHAPNLRAQRLVRTHRIDCMINTPDNVAGLFYTQSLIEYKNSAFYLSKNNLNIEKISDLNTLSVLGFQNSKQYLGNKFKDIANGNPHFSEITNQKSQVVMLFNGYVQVIVLERRIFEYYRYLLASKLDTSVAVTEVSLFEPAQRKIACHDKITAEEIDSAITSLKQSNRYQDILELAEKNYYQPQTKTPSQ; encoded by the coding sequence TTGAAAAGCAATATCGTTTTGTCTATCTGTTTATTTAACTTATTATTAGGCTTTTGTAGACCCTTATCTGCCACTTTATTATCCCCAATAGAAAATGTACCCCTATCAGATAAATTTAACGCGCTGAGCAAGAATGAACAATCGCCGCTAATGATCGACAACATTAGTTTTTCAACCAGTGATAGTATTGCTCCGTATTTCTTCGCTGATGAAGAGATTGGTGTGCAGTATGATCTATTAAAAGCCGCCCTCGACAGTAAAAACATTGCTATTAAAGAAATTGTTCATGCACCAAATTTGCGTGCGCAACGCTTAGTTAGAACCCATAGAATCGACTGCATGATTAATACGCCAGACAATGTTGCAGGTTTATTTTATACCCAAAGCTTGATTGAATATAAAAATAGCGCATTCTACTTATCAAAAAACAATCTTAATATAGAAAAAATAAGTGATCTCAATACCTTGTCCGTTTTAGGCTTTCAAAATTCAAAACAATATTTAGGTAATAAATTTAAAGATATTGCCAACGGTAATCCTCATTTTAGTGAGATTACCAATCAAAAAAGCCAAGTTGTGATGCTGTTTAATGGTTATGTACAAGTCATCGTTCTAGAAAGGCGGATATTTGAATATTATCGCTATTTACTCGCATCAAAACTCGATACGAGTGTTGCAGTAACAGAAGTCTCACTGTTTGAACCTGCCCAACGAAAAATTGCCTGTCATGATAAAATAACGGCTGAGGAAATTGATAGCGCAATTACTTCACTCAAACAATCAAATCGTTATCAAGACATACTCGAGCTTGCAGAAAAGAACTATTATCAACCACAGACTAAAACACCTTCGCAATAA
- a CDS encoding FMN-binding glutamate synthase family protein, which translates to MPQQHWFMWGMDIFSGLFLVLFWLLLIAVIYMFIADKWQTKQAIRHNYPVIGRFRYIFEKQGEFFRQYFFSQDREELPFNRAERNWVYRAAKNVDRTIAFGSTQVLDKPGSVMFMNSAFPVSDHDSHKTIDVTIGPDCTHPYTTSKICHISAMSFGALSRPAITALSHGAAKAGCWLNTGEGGLSPYHLKGHCDLVFQIGTAKYGVRDEQGHLDPQKLSDIAAHPEVKMFEIKLSQGAKPGKGGILPAVKVTEEIAAIRGIPAGHDSISPNGHIELHNVADIVDMINQVRDITGKPTGIKAVLGDMSWVTEFLDEIEQRGIEYAPDFFTLDSSDGGTGAAPQALMDNVGLPLRQSLPSLVDLLNQRGFKQRIKVIATGKMIMPSYVAWALATGADFIASARGNMFALGCIQSLQCNRDTCPTGITTHNIRLQKGLDPKDKSVRVANYNHFLHYDLTMIAHSCGVTDPRYLTRHHARIVQSSGVAVTLDNHYRHMQ; encoded by the coding sequence GGTCATTTACATGTTTATTGCTGATAAATGGCAAACAAAACAAGCCATACGCCATAATTACCCTGTTATCGGTCGCTTTCGATATATATTTGAAAAACAGGGTGAGTTTTTTAGACAATACTTTTTTTCTCAAGATCGTGAAGAACTGCCATTTAACCGTGCCGAGCGCAATTGGGTATATCGCGCAGCAAAAAATGTTGACCGTACAATTGCATTTGGATCAACACAAGTTCTAGATAAACCCGGTTCAGTGATGTTCATGAACTCAGCCTTTCCAGTCAGCGATCATGACTCTCACAAGACAATAGACGTAACCATTGGTCCAGATTGCACCCATCCTTACACAACCAGTAAAATTTGCCATATTTCAGCAATGAGCTTTGGTGCATTATCTCGACCAGCGATTACTGCGCTATCTCATGGTGCAGCGAAAGCAGGTTGCTGGCTCAATACTGGTGAGGGAGGATTAAGCCCATATCATCTTAAAGGTCATTGTGACTTAGTGTTTCAAATCGGGACAGCCAAATACGGTGTCCGAGACGAACAAGGCCATTTAGATCCTCAAAAACTTAGCGATATAGCAGCCCACCCTGAAGTAAAAATGTTTGAAATTAAGTTGAGCCAGGGCGCTAAGCCAGGGAAAGGAGGGATTTTACCTGCAGTAAAAGTGACCGAAGAAATCGCAGCCATTCGCGGTATTCCAGCAGGACACGACTCAATTAGCCCTAATGGCCATATTGAATTACACAATGTTGCTGACATTGTCGATATGATAAATCAAGTAAGAGACATTACCGGTAAACCAACTGGCATTAAGGCTGTATTAGGCGATATGTCTTGGGTAACAGAGTTTTTGGATGAAATTGAGCAACGTGGGATAGAATATGCCCCAGATTTTTTTACTTTGGACAGCTCAGATGGCGGCACTGGTGCAGCGCCACAGGCATTAATGGACAACGTTGGGTTACCATTAAGGCAAAGCTTGCCGTCTCTGGTTGATTTATTGAATCAACGCGGCTTTAAGCAACGCATTAAAGTCATCGCAACGGGTAAAATGATTATGCCATCTTATGTAGCTTGGGCATTGGCCACTGGCGCAGACTTTATTGCTTCAGCTCGCGGCAATATGTTTGCCTTGGGTTGCATTCAATCACTACAGTGCAACAGAGACACCTGCCCAACGGGTATCACAACCCATAATATCCGTCTGCAAAAAGGCTTAGATCCCAAAGATAAATCTGTGCGAGTGGCAAACTACAATCATTTCTTACATTATGATTTAACCATGATTGCCCACTCTTGTGGCGTAACGGACCCAAGGTATTTAACCCGTCATCACGCTCGAATAGTGCAATCGTCTGGAGTTGCAGTCACCCTTGATAATCATTACCGTCATATGCAGTAG
- the aroG gene encoding 3-deoxy-7-phosphoheptulonate synthase AroG — protein sequence MHYQNDDIRIDEIKELLPPIAILERFPATEHASTTVFNARNSIHNILARKDDRILVVIGPCSIHDPVAALEYGQRLVKLRQQYKDQLEIVMRVYFEKPRTTVGWKGLINDPYMDNSFQLNDGLRTARKLLVDLNDAGIPTAGEFLDMITPQYVADMMCWGAIGARTTESQVHRELSSGLSCPVGFKNGTDGTIKVAIDAIGAANAPHHFLSVTKFGHSAIVSTKGNPDCHIILRGGRTPNYSAEHVVDIAQQLTKSELLDNIMIDFSHANSSKDYKKQMMVAEDVAGQISQGNYAIFGVMVESHLVEGRQDLIEGSALCYGQSITDACIGWDDTETLLATLNQSVLNRRQA from the coding sequence ATGCATTATCAAAATGACGATATTCGTATCGATGAAATAAAAGAATTGCTACCTCCAATTGCGATTCTAGAGCGATTTCCGGCAACCGAACATGCATCAACAACCGTTTTCAATGCACGTAACAGTATTCATAATATTTTAGCGCGTAAAGATGATCGCATCTTGGTGGTGATTGGCCCTTGTTCAATCCATGATCCTGTTGCCGCGTTAGAATATGGTCAACGTTTGGTTAAGTTACGTCAGCAGTATAAAGATCAGCTTGAAATTGTTATGCGAGTGTACTTTGAAAAGCCGAGAACAACGGTTGGTTGGAAGGGGTTAATCAATGATCCTTATATGGATAACAGTTTTCAATTAAATGATGGCTTACGCACTGCTCGTAAACTATTAGTTGATTTGAACGATGCTGGTATCCCAACCGCTGGTGAGTTTTTAGATATGATAACACCTCAATATGTTGCCGATATGATGTGTTGGGGCGCTATTGGGGCACGCACGACTGAGTCGCAAGTTCACAGAGAGCTATCATCAGGTCTTTCTTGCCCAGTCGGGTTTAAAAATGGTACCGACGGTACCATTAAGGTGGCAATTGATGCGATTGGAGCTGCTAATGCTCCACATCATTTCTTATCGGTGACTAAGTTTGGTCATTCGGCTATTGTCTCCACTAAAGGTAATCCTGATTGCCATATTATTTTACGCGGTGGACGCACTCCCAATTATAGTGCTGAACATGTAGTTGATATTGCTCAGCAGCTGACTAAATCAGAATTGCTTGATAACATTATGATCGATTTTAGCCACGCCAATAGCAGTAAAGATTATAAAAAGCAGATGATGGTTGCTGAAGATGTGGCAGGGCAAATATCTCAAGGAAATTATGCTATTTTTGGTGTAATGGTCGAAAGCCATTTAGTTGAAGGGCGTCAAGATTTAATTGAAGGCAGTGCTCTGTGTTATGGGCAAAGCATTACTGACGCTTGTATAGGATGGGATGACACTGAGACGCTGCTAGCGACATTAAATCAAAGTGTCCTGAACCGTCGCCAAGCATAA
- a CDS encoding tetratricopeptide repeat protein codes for MFTRHSKKTAVDACYYHDYLSFKWIKLLLVTLLFGMSACQSTPSPNQAFKIANLFHDELFTPIDTVEVDDIYRLPEPFVAQFRRQFQADNMLRSQSIIANEWLAQYIGAQDGGFEYRDNVTHTASETALNRQGNCMSLVVLSAALADVLNVPVEFYDIDIEPVWDRRGGFYLVNGHVNLSLLPAKDSHTVLFRGTDILVDFLPERSVRAYHKKTVNKRQLTAMFYNNIAAEALVDADYDTAYSLVKKSILLDPQYVAAINTIAVIYRHKGYEAEAEYAYRLALQVDSQDLTTLYNLALILGEQGRLQEWAEIHKVLELARINNPFYYYDMAQQAYFDKQYQDALVWYKRAVEKADYRHEFYFGLSRAYWATGEAGLAEKNLKRAMALSDTIHKQGYQMKLQAMMQH; via the coding sequence ATGTTCACTCGTCACTCAAAAAAGACAGCGGTTGATGCCTGTTACTATCATGACTATTTATCATTCAAATGGATTAAACTTCTACTCGTTACCTTACTTTTCGGTATGAGTGCCTGTCAGTCAACGCCATCTCCAAATCAAGCATTCAAGATTGCGAACTTATTTCATGATGAGCTATTTACGCCAATCGATACTGTGGAGGTTGATGATATTTATCGTTTACCTGAGCCATTTGTGGCTCAATTTAGGCGACAGTTTCAAGCGGATAATATGCTTCGTAGCCAGAGTATTATCGCCAATGAATGGTTAGCTCAGTATATTGGTGCTCAAGATGGTGGTTTTGAATACCGCGATAATGTTACTCATACCGCAAGTGAAACAGCGCTTAATCGCCAAGGTAATTGTATGTCTCTGGTGGTGTTATCGGCAGCTTTAGCTGATGTGTTAAATGTACCTGTTGAGTTTTATGATATTGATATTGAACCCGTTTGGGATAGGCGTGGTGGTTTTTATTTAGTCAACGGTCACGTCAATTTGAGCCTGTTACCAGCGAAGGATTCTCATACTGTATTATTTAGGGGGACTGATATTTTGGTGGATTTCTTACCTGAACGTTCAGTTCGTGCTTACCATAAAAAAACAGTCAATAAGCGTCAATTAACCGCGATGTTTTATAACAATATAGCCGCGGAGGCATTGGTTGATGCTGATTATGATACCGCTTATTCACTGGTAAAAAAAAGTATTTTGTTAGACCCGCAGTATGTCGCTGCAATCAATACGATAGCGGTTATTTATCGTCATAAAGGTTATGAAGCTGAGGCCGAATATGCATATCGGTTAGCGCTACAAGTTGACTCTCAAGATCTAACGACATTGTATAATTTAGCCTTAATTTTAGGGGAGCAAGGACGTCTACAAGAGTGGGCCGAGATACATAAGGTCCTTGAGTTAGCGAGAATTAATAATCCATTTTATTACTATGATATGGCTCAACAAGCGTATTTTGATAAGCAATATCAAGATGCACTGGTGTGGTATAAACGAGCTGTTGAAAAAGCGGATTATCGGCATGAATTTTATTTTGGCTTATCTCGAGCGTATTGGGCAACAGGTGAGGCAGGGCTTGCTGAGAAAAACCTTAAGCGTGCAATGGCCTTGAGCGATACCATTCATAAACAAGGCTACCAAATGAAGTTGCAAGCAATGATGCAACACTAA
- a CDS encoding ABC transporter ATP-binding protein/permease encodes MRPSAYFEGPVGKLNWHVLRLLWPYLLEFKARVILAMICLVVAKLASVALPFLLKELVDTLDKQSPAQLIAVPVGLVLAYGAVRLLNVIIGEVRDTLFGRVTERAIRRLGRAVFEHLHRLDLDFHLDRRTGGLSRDIERGTSGVNFLMRFMVFNIVPTLLEIMLVIGVFFYNYGISFALITLVSVVAYIGYSIVATEWRTGYVRDAARADSLANTRSVDSLLNYETVKYFNNEEFESQRYDSALEQWEVAKRKNRLSLFALNGGQALIIAVAMTAMMALAAYEVSQGSMTIGDFVLINAFMMQLFIPLNFLGFVYREIRGALANIERMFDILDKQPQVLDSDDAIEISPTIGTIKFTDVSFQYDQRPILNSVSFEVPAGKKIAVVGDSGAGKSTIIKLLFRFYDVASGAITIDGIDVRHFSQQALRRAIAVVPQDTVLFNDSIYENIRYGRADATHDEIVAAVKLAHLSDFIESLPDKGNTKVGERGLKLSGGEKQRVAIARAVLKGSPILVFDEATSSLDSRSEQAILSALRDAAKGHTSLVVAHRLSTIIDADQIVVLSKGKIVEHGTHVSLLAKQGLYARLWHIQHEQKNLPHA; translated from the coding sequence ATGAGACCTTCTGCGTATTTTGAAGGCCCGGTAGGGAAGTTAAATTGGCATGTTTTACGCCTGTTATGGCCATATTTACTAGAATTTAAAGCGCGCGTGATTTTGGCTATGATTTGTTTAGTGGTTGCTAAGCTCGCCAGTGTTGCATTGCCATTTCTTTTGAAAGAATTAGTCGATACCTTAGATAAACAATCTCCGGCCCAGCTTATTGCAGTCCCGGTTGGCTTGGTATTAGCTTATGGCGCGGTTCGTTTACTCAATGTCATTATTGGTGAGGTTCGTGACACCTTATTTGGCCGAGTCACCGAACGTGCTATCCGTCGTCTTGGGCGGGCGGTATTTGAACATTTGCATCGACTCGATCTTGATTTTCACTTAGATCGTCGCACCGGTGGCTTATCCCGCGACATTGAACGTGGCACCAGTGGTGTCAATTTTTTAATGCGTTTTATGGTATTTAATATCGTACCAACCCTGCTTGAGATTATGCTTGTTATTGGGGTCTTCTTTTATAATTATGGCATCAGTTTTGCGCTGATAACCTTAGTTTCTGTTGTAGCTTATATTGGGTATTCTATCGTAGCGACTGAGTGGCGCACCGGTTATGTGCGTGATGCTGCCCGAGCTGACTCGCTGGCTAATACTCGTTCAGTGGATAGCTTGTTAAATTATGAAACCGTAAAATATTTTAATAACGAAGAATTTGAGTCACAACGATATGACTCTGCACTTGAGCAATGGGAAGTGGCAAAACGAAAAAATCGTTTATCATTGTTTGCCCTAAACGGTGGTCAAGCGTTAATTATCGCTGTGGCTATGACAGCTATGATGGCATTAGCGGCTTATGAAGTAAGCCAGGGCTCAATGACTATTGGTGACTTTGTGTTAATTAATGCATTTATGATGCAGTTGTTTATTCCGTTAAATTTCTTAGGGTTTGTGTATCGTGAGATCCGCGGTGCATTAGCCAATATTGAGCGTATGTTTGATATTTTAGACAAACAACCACAAGTATTAGATTCGGATGATGCTATTGAGATTAGCCCAACGATTGGGACGATAAAGTTTACCGATGTGAGTTTTCAATACGACCAACGCCCTATTTTGAACAGTGTTAGCTTCGAGGTGCCAGCAGGGAAAAAAATTGCTGTAGTCGGTGACAGTGGCGCGGGTAAATCAACTATTATTAAATTGCTATTCCGCTTTTATGATGTTGCCAGTGGTGCAATCACTATTGATGGCATTGATGTGCGTCATTTTAGCCAGCAAGCTTTGCGAAGAGCTATTGCTGTTGTCCCGCAAGATACTGTGTTATTCAATGATTCTATTTACGAAAATATTCGCTATGGTCGTGCCGATGCGACTCATGATGAGATTGTCGCTGCAGTTAAGCTAGCGCATTTGAGTGACTTTATTGAATCATTACCAGATAAAGGCAATACCAAAGTGGGGGAGAGAGGTTTAAAGCTCTCAGGTGGAGAAAAACAACGGGTTGCTATTGCTCGAGCGGTGTTGAAGGGCTCGCCCATCCTAGTGTTTGATGAAGCAACATCGTCTCTCGACTCACGATCTGAGCAAGCGATTCTCAGCGCGCTCAGAGATGCTGCTAAAGGACACACAAGTTTAGTGGTGGCCCATCGTTTATCGACCATTATTGATGCCGACCAAATAGTAGTATTGAGTAAAGGTAAGATTGTTGAGCATGGTACTCATGTCAGTTTGTTAGCTAAACAAGGTCTTTATGCACGACTTTGGCATATTCAACATGAACAAAAAAATCTGCCACATGCCTAG